A segment of the Pirellulales bacterium genome:
TTATGCGAAAACTGACGAGTTGATTGCGCTCGCCCAAGCCGCCGCCGCGTATGATGGGCTTTATACTTCACATCTTCGTAGCGAAGCGAATCAATTTCTGGAAGCCCTCGACGAGTTGATCGAGATTGCCCGCGACGCCAAAATCCGCGCCAATATCTTTCACCTCAAAGCTGCCGGTGAGACGAACTGGGACAAGCTGGCAGAGGCGATCAAGAAAATCGAAACCGCCCGCGCCGACGGCTTGGAAATCACCGCTGATATGTACACTTACACTGCCGGCGCGACCGGTCTCGATGCCGCAATGCCCACCTGGGTCCAAGAAGGGGGCTACCACCTGTGGGCCAAGCGACTGCAAGATCCACAGATCCGTACACGACTGGCCGAAGAAATGGTGACCCCTTCCAGCCATTGGGAAAGCTTGTATCTGGCTGCCGGCTCCCCTGAACGAGTGCTGCTTGTCGGCTTCAAAAACGCCAAACTCAAGCCGCTCACCGGGAAGACGCTGGCCGAAGTCGCCAGGCTCCGCGGTCAATCGCCGCAAGAAACGATTATGGACTTGGTCGTCGAAGATGGCAGCCGCGTCGGCACGATCTACTTCCTTATGTCCGAGGAAAACGTCAGGCGTCAACTCGCTTTGCCTTGGGTCGCCTTCGATTCCGACGAAAGTTCGCTGGCCCCCGAAGGCCCATTCTTGAAATCGAATCCCCACCCACGAGCCTATGGCAACTTTGCCCGGCTGCTTGGCAAATACGTTCGCGATGAAAAAATCGTTCCGCTCGAACAGGCCATCCACCGACTCACTTCATTCCCTGCCGAGACGCTGCGAATTCGAGATCGCGGCCGGCTACAGCCGGGATATTACGCCGATATCGTCGTCTTCGATCCCAAGAAGATCCAAGACCACGCCACCTACGACAAGCCCCACCAATATTCGACTGGTGTGGTCCACGTTTTCGTCAATGGCGATCAAGTCCTCCAAGACGGTGAACACACTGGGGCAAAACCTGGCCGAGTCGTCCGCGGACCGGGATGGAAGGGTTGGAGCGCATCGAAGGCTAATCCTGCAAGACGAGATTAATTTATAATTGCAACTGCGGGGTAATTCAGATACTCACGATCGGAGAAGCGCATATGGTGACGACGAATAGCGGCGAATCACAAGCAGTTTTCTGTCCATCCATGGCTTTCGATCCTCGACGGGCTTCGACTTTGAATCCAACTTGGTTTTCCGTTGCCATCGTGCGACAACTTGTCGTGGCCGTCGTGCTAGCCGCCAATTTGGCTTTCGCG
Coding sequences within it:
- a CDS encoding D-aminoacylase; translation: MARPFATPSSFSLKLLLGAIFVATVEIPLHAETVYDLILRGGTIYNGSGNPPVTGDIAVSGDRIAASGKLVDTRGKQEIDVRGLAVAPGFINMLSWANESLLYDGRSQSDIRQGVTLEVMGEGNSMGPFNPVMQNEQARRQADIHYSVKWQTLGQYLDLLVNRGISCNVASFVGASTVRVHELGAADIAPNAEQLARMQQLVREAMEEGAMGVASALIYAPGCYAKTDELIALAQAAAAYDGLYTSHLRSEANQFLEALDELIEIARDAKIRANIFHLKAAGETNWDKLAEAIKKIETARADGLEITADMYTYTAGATGLDAAMPTWVQEGGYHLWAKRLQDPQIRTRLAEEMVTPSSHWESLYLAAGSPERVLLVGFKNAKLKPLTGKTLAEVARLRGQSPQETIMDLVVEDGSRVGTIYFLMSEENVRRQLALPWVAFDSDESSLAPEGPFLKSNPHPRAYGNFARLLGKYVRDEKIVPLEQAIHRLTSFPAETLRIRDRGRLQPGYYADIVVFDPKKIQDHATYDKPHQYSTGVVHVFVNGDQVLQDGEHTGAKPGRVVRGPGWKGWSASKANPARRD